A genomic segment from Alkalilimnicola ehrlichii MLHE-1 encodes:
- the ispA gene encoding (2E,6E)-farnesyl diphosphate synthase yields the protein MNKPSKIRHIATLERVSPTWRARVEQALDYWLPEAQTHPARLHQAMRYSALSGGKRLRPILVFATGQALGAAPTLLDGPACAVECIHAYSLIHDDLPAMDDDELRRGQPTCHKAFDEATAILAGDALQTLAFHILAHDPGGVQNSRARLRMVEVLALAAGSRGMAGGQAIDLAATGQQLDVAQLEDMHIHKTGALIRASVQLGALAASPVDEELLQRLDHYGKCIGLAFQIRDDILDVEGETEALGKARGSDQRQAKATYPALLGMREARETADRLVEDALESLEGLDQSADVLRGIAEYCIGRNH from the coding sequence ATGAACAAGCCTTCGAAGATCCGGCACATCGCGACACTTGAACGTGTCAGCCCCACCTGGCGTGCCCGGGTGGAGCAGGCGCTGGACTACTGGTTGCCGGAGGCGCAGACCCACCCCGCGCGCCTGCACCAGGCCATGCGCTATTCCGCGTTGTCCGGCGGCAAGCGGCTGCGCCCGATACTGGTTTTTGCCACCGGGCAGGCCCTGGGCGCGGCCCCCACCCTGCTGGACGGCCCCGCCTGCGCGGTGGAGTGCATCCACGCCTACTCGCTCATCCACGACGACCTGCCGGCCATGGACGACGACGAGCTGCGCCGGGGTCAGCCCACCTGTCACAAGGCCTTCGACGAGGCCACCGCCATTTTGGCCGGGGACGCGCTGCAGACGCTGGCCTTTCACATCCTGGCCCACGACCCGGGGGGGGTGCAGAACAGCCGCGCCCGGCTGCGGATGGTCGAGGTGCTGGCGCTGGCCGCCGGCTCCCGCGGTATGGCGGGGGGGCAGGCCATCGACCTGGCCGCCACCGGGCAGCAACTGGACGTGGCCCAGCTCGAGGATATGCACATCCACAAGACGGGCGCCCTGATCCGGGCCAGCGTGCAGCTCGGCGCCCTGGCCGCCAGCCCGGTGGACGAGGAGCTGCTCCAGCGGCTGGACCATTACGGCAAGTGCATCGGGCTCGCCTTCCAGATCCGCGACGACATCCTGGATGTGGAGGGCGAGACCGAGGCCTTGGGCAAGGCCCGGGGCTCGGACCAGCGCCAGGCCAAGGCCACCTACCCCGCCCTGCTGGGCATGCGCGAGGCCCGCGAGACGGCTGACCGGCTGGTGGAGGACGCCCTGGAGTCGCTGGAGGGGCTGGACCAGAGCGCCGATGTGCTACGCGGCATTGCCGAATACTGCATTGGCCGGAACCACTGA
- the ttcA gene encoding tRNA 2-thiocytidine(32) synthetase TtcA, with the protein MGMGLKTLQKRLSHLTGNAIRDYRMIEEGDRVMVCLSGGKDSYALLDVLLRLQKRAPVRFELVAVNLDQKQPGFPEHVLPEYLASLGVPYRILEADTYSTVERVIPEGKTKCSLCSRLRRGLLYGAAEEMGCSKIALGHHRDDILETFFLNLFYGGRLAAMPPKLRSNNGRHVVIRPLAYVPEPYLERYAERMAFPIIPCTLCGSQPDLKRQMIKAMLREWGEIEPRRLANIFSALQNVQPSHLADKELYDFINLVGSVQPGEDPVSALETPHGDGFPAAEVLSGVQRHDPQSA; encoded by the coding sequence ATGGGCATGGGCCTGAAAACCCTGCAGAAGCGTCTCAGCCACCTGACCGGCAACGCCATCCGCGATTACCGCATGATCGAGGAGGGCGACCGGGTCATGGTCTGCCTGTCCGGGGGCAAGGACTCCTACGCCCTGCTGGACGTGCTGCTGCGCCTGCAAAAGCGCGCGCCGGTGCGCTTCGAGCTGGTGGCGGTGAACCTGGACCAGAAGCAGCCCGGCTTCCCGGAGCATGTGCTGCCCGAGTACCTGGCATCGCTGGGCGTGCCCTACCGGATACTGGAGGCGGACACCTACTCCACCGTGGAGCGGGTGATCCCCGAGGGCAAGACCAAGTGCTCGCTCTGCTCGCGGCTGCGCCGGGGGCTGCTCTACGGGGCGGCGGAGGAGATGGGCTGCAGCAAGATCGCGCTGGGCCACCACCGCGACGACATCCTGGAGACCTTCTTCCTCAACCTCTTCTATGGCGGCCGGCTGGCGGCCATGCCGCCCAAGCTGCGCTCCAACAATGGCCGCCACGTGGTGATCCGGCCGCTGGCCTATGTGCCGGAGCCCTATCTGGAGCGCTATGCCGAGCGCATGGCGTTTCCCATCATCCCCTGCACCCTTTGTGGCTCGCAGCCGGACCTGAAGCGCCAGATGATCAAGGCGATGCTGCGGGAGTGGGGTGAGATCGAGCCGCGCCGGCTGGCGAATATCTTCAGTGCCCTGCAGAACGTGCAGCCGTCCCACCTGGCGGACAAGGAGCTGTACGATTTCATCAACCTGGTGGGCAGCGTGCAGCCGGGCGAGGACCCCGTCTCGGCGTTGGAAACGCCCCATGGCGACGGCTTCCCGGCGGCGGAGGTGTTGTCCGGGGTGCAGCGCCACGACCCGCAGTCGGCCTGA
- the parE gene encoding DNA topoisomerase IV subunit B — MSNRYDAADIEVLTGLEPVRKRPGMYTDTSRPNHLAQEVIDNSVDEVMAGHATRVDVTLFRDGSLEVRDDGRGMPVDVHPGQGRPGVEVILGTLHAGGKFSGKNYQYSGGLHGVGVSVVNALSRRLEVRVRRGGIEYMMSFAHGEKTSELTEVGKVAKKDTGTLLRFWPDTKYFDSPKFSIPRMRHVLRAKAVLCPGLVVRFYDEAAEEETVWCYEDGLKDYLSGALQEWQTLPTEPFIGRMSSDHEAAEWAVTWLPEGGEAITESYVNLIPTAQGGTHVNGLRSGLTEAIREFCEFRNLLPRGVRITPEDVWERVSYVLSVKLEDPQFSGQTKERLSSRECATFVSGVVKDAFSLWLNQHVEDAEAIVQLIISAAQRRMRASRKVARKRVTQGPALPGKLADCAAQDPARTELFLVEGDSAGGSAKQARDREFQAVMPLRGKILNTWEVAPDEVMASQEVHDIAVALGTDPGSEQLDGLRYGKICILADADPDGAHIATLLCALFLKHFPALVRAGHVFVAMPPLYRIDVGKQTFYALDEHERQGVLDRIAAEKLKGKVAVTRFKGLGEMNPLQLRETTMAPDTRRLVQLMVDDAEATEALMAQLLGKRNASQRRRWLEDKGNMAEAMV; from the coding sequence ATGAGCAACCGTTACGACGCCGCGGATATCGAAGTCCTCACCGGGCTGGAGCCGGTGCGCAAGCGCCCGGGCATGTACACCGACACCAGCCGGCCCAACCACCTGGCCCAGGAAGTCATCGACAACAGCGTCGACGAGGTGATGGCCGGCCACGCCACCCGCGTGGACGTCACCCTTTTCCGCGACGGCAGCCTGGAGGTGCGGGACGACGGCCGGGGCATGCCGGTGGACGTCCACCCGGGGCAGGGGCGCCCGGGGGTGGAGGTCATCCTCGGCACCCTGCACGCCGGCGGCAAGTTCTCCGGCAAGAACTACCAGTACTCCGGCGGCCTGCACGGCGTGGGGGTGTCGGTGGTGAATGCCCTCTCCCGGCGGCTGGAGGTGCGGGTGCGCCGCGGTGGCATCGAGTACATGATGAGCTTCGCCCACGGCGAAAAGACCTCAGAGCTGACCGAGGTGGGCAAGGTGGCCAAGAAGGACACCGGCACCCTGCTGCGCTTTTGGCCCGACACCAAGTACTTCGACTCACCGAAATTCTCCATCCCGCGGATGCGGCATGTGCTGCGCGCCAAGGCGGTGCTCTGCCCGGGGCTGGTGGTGCGTTTTTATGACGAAGCCGCGGAGGAGGAGACCGTCTGGTGTTACGAGGACGGGCTGAAGGACTACCTCAGCGGCGCCCTGCAGGAGTGGCAGACCCTGCCCACCGAGCCCTTCATCGGGCGGATGAGCTCGGACCACGAGGCCGCCGAATGGGCCGTCACCTGGCTGCCGGAGGGCGGCGAGGCCATCACCGAGAGCTACGTCAACCTCATCCCCACCGCCCAGGGCGGCACCCACGTCAACGGCCTGCGCTCCGGGCTCACCGAGGCCATCCGCGAGTTCTGCGAGTTCCGCAATCTGTTGCCGCGCGGCGTGCGTATCACCCCGGAGGACGTCTGGGAGCGGGTCAGTTATGTGTTGTCGGTCAAGCTGGAGGACCCGCAGTTCTCCGGTCAGACCAAGGAGCGGCTCTCCTCGCGCGAGTGCGCCACCTTCGTCTCGGGGGTGGTTAAGGATGCCTTCAGCCTGTGGCTGAACCAGCACGTGGAGGACGCCGAGGCCATCGTCCAGCTCATCATCTCCGCCGCCCAGCGGCGGATGCGCGCGTCCCGCAAGGTGGCCCGCAAGCGCGTCACCCAGGGCCCGGCACTGCCCGGCAAGCTGGCCGACTGCGCCGCCCAGGACCCGGCGCGCACCGAGCTCTTCCTGGTGGAGGGCGACTCCGCCGGCGGCTCCGCCAAACAGGCCCGCGACCGCGAGTTCCAGGCCGTCATGCCCCTGCGTGGCAAGATCCTGAACACCTGGGAGGTCGCGCCCGACGAGGTGATGGCCTCGCAGGAGGTGCACGATATCGCCGTGGCCCTGGGCACCGACCCAGGCTCAGAGCAGCTCGATGGCCTGCGCTACGGCAAGATCTGCATTCTCGCCGACGCCGACCCCGACGGCGCCCACATCGCCACCCTGCTGTGCGCCCTCTTTCTCAAGCACTTCCCGGCGCTGGTGCGCGCCGGCCATGTCTTCGTGGCCATGCCGCCGCTCTACCGCATCGACGTGGGCAAACAGACCTTCTACGCCCTGGACGAGCACGAGCGCCAGGGCGTGCTCGACCGCATCGCCGCCGAGAAGCTGAAGGGCAAGGTGGCCGTCACCCGGTTCAAGGGCCTGGGCGAGATGAACCCGCTGCAATTGCGCGAGACCACCATGGCCCCCGACACCCGGCGACTGGTGCAATTGATGGTGGACGACGCCGAGGCCACCGAGGCGTTGATGGCCCAGTTGCTGGGCAAGCGCAATGCGTCGCAGCGGCGGCGGTGGTTGGAGGATAAGGGGAATATGGCGGAGGCGATGGTTTGA
- the folE2 gene encoding GTP cyclohydrolase FolE2 — MPEAEKLATVSIEDVQARQDSRRIPINKVGIKDIRHPVRVGGRDGQEQHTVANFSMYVNLPQHFKGTHMSRFVQILEGHDTEITVQSFREMLHEVAERLEAESGHIEMAFPLFVRKTAPVTGVQSLMDYQVAFIGEIHEGEPELAIRVVVPVTSLCPCSKEISRYGAHNQRSHVTVTAKTRDLLWVEDLIDLVEEEASCELYGLLKRPDEKYVTERAYENPKFVEDLVRDVAIRLNDEDRVLAYNVTAENFESIHNHSAFAEIEHDKTGEPRR, encoded by the coding sequence ATGCCTGAGGCAGAAAAGCTCGCCACCGTCTCCATCGAGGACGTGCAGGCCCGCCAAGACAGCCGCCGCATTCCCATCAACAAGGTGGGGATCAAGGACATCCGCCATCCGGTGCGGGTAGGCGGCCGGGACGGCCAGGAACAGCACACCGTGGCCAATTTCAGCATGTATGTGAACCTGCCTCAGCACTTCAAGGGCACGCACATGTCCCGCTTCGTGCAGATCCTCGAGGGGCACGACACCGAGATTACCGTGCAGTCCTTTCGGGAGATGCTGCACGAGGTGGCCGAGCGGCTGGAGGCCGAATCCGGTCACATCGAGATGGCCTTCCCGCTGTTCGTGCGCAAGACGGCACCGGTCACCGGGGTGCAGAGCCTGATGGACTATCAGGTCGCCTTCATCGGTGAGATCCACGAGGGCGAGCCGGAGCTGGCCATCCGGGTGGTGGTGCCGGTGACCAGCCTCTGCCCCTGCTCCAAGGAGATCTCCCGCTACGGCGCGCACAACCAGCGCTCCCACGTGACGGTCACCGCCAAGACCCGCGATCTGCTCTGGGTGGAGGACCTGATCGACCTGGTCGAGGAGGAGGCCTCCTGCGAGCTCTACGGGCTTCTCAAGCGGCCGGACGAGAAGTACGTCACCGAGCGCGCTTACGAGAACCCCAAGTTCGTCGAGGACCTGGTGCGCGATGTGGCCATCCGCCTCAACGACGAGGACCGGGTGCTGGCCTACAACGTGACGGCCGAGAACTTCGAGTCCATCCACAACCACTCCGCCTTCGCCGAGATCGAACACGACAAGACCGGCGAACCCCGGCGCTGA
- a CDS encoding exodeoxyribonuclease VII small subunit: MDTPSSGSDSFDFEAALKELEGLVERMERGELSLEESLRQFERGVELTRACQKALQEAEQKVETLIGQGADAHEQAFEDPAHRDT; the protein is encoded by the coding sequence ATGGATACCCCCTCTTCTGGTTCTGATTCCTTTGATTTCGAGGCCGCGCTGAAAGAGCTGGAAGGCCTGGTCGAGCGCATGGAGCGCGGTGAACTCTCCCTGGAGGAGTCGCTGCGCCAGTTCGAGCGCGGCGTTGAGCTGACCCGCGCCTGCCAGAAGGCGCTGCAGGAGGCGGAGCAGAAAGTGGAAACCCTCATCGGCCAAGGGGCGGACGCCCATGAACAAGCCTTCGAAGATCCGGCACATCGCGACACTTGA
- a CDS encoding DUF1244 domain-containing protein, whose protein sequence is MDDKTRTELEAAAFRALVQHLRERTDVQNIELMNLAGFCRNCLSKWYLAAAEERGVPMDYDQAREIVYGMPYDEWKARHQREASTEELAAFAQTEAGRQQG, encoded by the coding sequence ATGGACGACAAGACCCGCACTGAACTTGAGGCCGCGGCCTTCCGTGCCCTGGTGCAGCACCTGCGTGAGCGCACCGACGTACAGAACATCGAGCTGATGAACTTGGCCGGCTTTTGCCGCAACTGCCTCTCCAAGTGGTACTTGGCGGCGGCCGAGGAGCGGGGCGTGCCTATGGATTATGATCAGGCAAGAGAGATCGTCTACGGCATGCCCTACGATGAGTGGAAGGCACGCCACCAGCGCGAGGCCAGCACCGAGGAGCTGGCGGCGTTTGCCCAGACGGAGGCCGGACGACAGCAGGGCTGA
- a CDS encoding TolC family outer membrane protein: MKKLLIATLLAVVPPAAMAGQDASLVDIYQNALDYNARFAAEQDRLRARREVLPQARSAFLPEIGVEAQWGYTDERTRLDLGLDEAVGPAADLAAALGISERFDSRFETRQGAVQVVQPLYRGENFARLEQARSQVSAAELALELAHQDLILQVAEAYFQLQLGNETVRLTEAELASVNAQLERARHNLEAGIGSRTDVDEALARRDQVQAEQISARNERDLARQQLQQLAGPLPGPLTPISPEFRPSALDPPQPDHWANLARRYNLTVQLAHRDLEIARQEIQYRRAAHQPRVDLIGRYGRRWQDEGPFGVGDRLDVEGGSVSVQLSMPLYTGGLTTSRVRQSEAERDAALQELTEIRRGAELRAQEASRNLNSGRERILALEQALRSARGTEQAVREGLAAGMRTTADLLQAKQQRYAVERQLAAARYAYLLGYLELQAAVGLALDGNTVREVDSFLRSGNGDG, encoded by the coding sequence TTGAAGAAACTGCTGATCGCCACCCTGCTGGCCGTCGTGCCCCCGGCCGCCATGGCCGGGCAGGACGCCAGCCTGGTCGACATTTACCAAAACGCACTGGATTACAACGCGCGCTTCGCCGCCGAACAGGACCGGCTGCGCGCGCGCCGCGAAGTGCTGCCCCAGGCCCGCTCCGCCTTCCTGCCCGAGATCGGCGTAGAGGCCCAGTGGGGTTACACCGACGAGCGCACCCGGCTGGACCTGGGCCTGGACGAGGCCGTCGGCCCGGCAGCCGATCTGGCCGCCGCCCTCGGTATCTCCGAGCGTTTCGATAGCCGCTTCGAGACCCGACAGGGGGCGGTGCAGGTGGTGCAGCCGCTCTACCGTGGCGAGAATTTCGCCCGGCTGGAGCAGGCGCGCAGCCAGGTCTCCGCCGCTGAACTGGCCTTGGAGCTGGCACACCAGGACCTGATCCTGCAGGTGGCCGAGGCCTATTTTCAGCTCCAGCTCGGCAACGAGACCGTCCGCCTGACCGAGGCCGAACTGGCGTCCGTGAACGCCCAACTTGAGCGGGCACGCCACAATCTGGAGGCGGGCATCGGCAGCCGCACCGATGTGGACGAGGCCCTTGCCCGGCGCGATCAGGTGCAGGCGGAACAAATCAGCGCCCGCAACGAGCGCGACCTGGCCCGCCAGCAGCTCCAGCAGTTGGCCGGCCCCCTGCCCGGCCCCTTGACCCCGATCAGCCCCGAGTTCCGGCCCTCCGCGCTGGACCCGCCCCAGCCCGACCACTGGGCCAATCTCGCCCGGCGCTATAACCTGACCGTGCAGTTGGCCCACCGCGATCTGGAGATCGCCCGCCAGGAGATCCAGTACCGGCGGGCGGCGCACCAACCTCGGGTGGACCTGATCGGGCGCTATGGGCGGCGCTGGCAGGACGAGGGGCCGTTCGGGGTCGGCGACCGGCTGGACGTGGAGGGGGGCAGTGTCAGCGTGCAACTGTCCATGCCCCTCTATACCGGCGGCCTCACCACCTCCCGGGTGCGCCAGAGCGAGGCCGAGCGCGACGCCGCCCTGCAGGAGCTGACCGAGATTCGCCGCGGCGCTGAGCTGCGGGCCCAGGAGGCGAGCCGCAACCTGAACAGCGGCCGGGAGCGTATCCTGGCCCTGGAGCAGGCCCTGCGCTCGGCGCGCGGCACCGAACAGGCGGTGCGCGAGGGGCTGGCGGCCGGTATGCGCACCACCGCGGACCTGCTGCAGGCCAAGCAGCAGCGGTACGCCGTCGAGCGCCAGCTCGCCGCCGCGCGCTACGCCTACCTGCTCGGCTACCTGGAGCTGCAGGCCGCCGTGGGCCTGGCCCTGGACGGCAACACCGTGCGCGAGGTGGATAGCTTCCTGCGGTCCGGCAACGGCGACGGCTGA
- a CDS encoding DedA family protein: protein MELGSLVKVLSDSPLWLAGGLFLIVMLESLLVVGYLVPAASLVFLVGALAASDPVLLLPAFAGAAGGALVGGAANYELGFRLRHRTDRLWPFSHHPGLLERNQAFLARHGAVSLIVSRFAKPTRSTLPAVAGMLDMDRRLFLFGNLLSAPLWAAVWLGLGLGAGTSVAVVLGEAGRVALPFLTAAVLLAGFGWLWGRRRLRRGLPSGARHWRMVVILLVTLAMVVSVLEVMA from the coding sequence ATGGAACTCGGGTCCCTGGTCAAGGTGCTCTCTGACAGTCCCCTGTGGCTGGCCGGCGGGCTCTTTTTGATCGTCATGCTCGAATCGCTGCTGGTGGTGGGCTACCTGGTGCCCGCTGCGAGCCTGGTCTTCCTGGTGGGGGCCCTGGCCGCCTCCGACCCGGTGCTGCTGCTGCCCGCCTTCGCCGGTGCAGCGGGAGGCGCGCTGGTGGGCGGCGCGGCCAACTATGAGCTGGGCTTCCGGCTGCGCCACCGCACCGATCGGCTCTGGCCATTCAGTCACCACCCGGGGCTGCTGGAGCGCAACCAAGCCTTCCTCGCCCGCCACGGCGCCGTCAGCCTCATTGTCTCCCGCTTCGCCAAACCCACCCGTTCGACCCTGCCAGCGGTGGCGGGGATGCTGGACATGGACCGACGCCTTTTCCTATTCGGCAACCTCCTGTCCGCCCCCCTGTGGGCGGCGGTCTGGCTGGGGTTGGGGCTGGGCGCGGGCACCTCGGTCGCGGTGGTGTTGGGCGAAGCCGGGCGGGTGGCCCTGCCCTTCCTCACCGCCGCGGTGCTGTTGGCCGGCTTCGGCTGGCTCTGGGGCCGACGGCGGTTGCGCCGGGGCCTGCCCTCCGGCGCGCGCCACTGGCGGATGGTGGTCATTCTTCTGGTGACCCTGGCGATGGTGGTCTCGGTCCTGGAGGTGATGGCCTAA
- a CDS encoding cation diffusion facilitator family transporter — protein sequence MSAEQILNGDDYQAKRRVTLVGSLVNVLLAIGKIIAGAVGNSQALIVDGVHSLSDLVSDALVLWAARVGSYGADLDHPYGHARIETAATVGVGALLLLVAGGFAYDAAIRMMNPEDLLTPGWIALAAAIFSVLAKEALYHYTTHVANAVRSDLIHANAWHHRSDALSSVVVIVGVGGAMAGLPWLDALAALVVALMIGAVGWRLAWHSARELVDTGLDPDELAYIGRLIDSVDGVEGHEDLRTRRMGSDTLVDVHIRVAQDISVSEGHRISDAVLLRLCREVDHVAEVLVHVDHEGITEARRSIRLPLRRRAEAELREAWGRLLDDYPHNRLILHYRDGRLDVDVILTGLPEGRTLQALAALQERLREQAAPIDYVGRIRLLAQPGS from the coding sequence ATGAGCGCCGAACAGATCCTGAACGGAGACGACTACCAAGCCAAGCGGCGGGTGACCCTGGTCGGGTCCCTGGTCAATGTCCTGCTCGCCATCGGCAAGATCATCGCCGGTGCGGTGGGCAACTCCCAGGCGCTCATCGTCGACGGCGTCCACTCGCTGTCCGATCTGGTCAGCGACGCCCTGGTGCTCTGGGCGGCCCGGGTGGGCAGCTACGGCGCCGACCTGGACCACCCCTACGGCCACGCCCGCATCGAGACGGCCGCCACGGTGGGCGTCGGCGCCCTGCTGCTGCTGGTGGCGGGGGGCTTTGCCTACGACGCCGCCATCCGCATGATGAACCCGGAGGATCTGCTCACCCCGGGCTGGATCGCGCTGGCGGCTGCCATCTTCTCGGTGCTGGCCAAGGAGGCGCTCTACCACTACACCACCCATGTGGCGAATGCGGTGCGCTCCGACCTGATCCACGCCAATGCCTGGCACCACCGCTCGGATGCACTCTCCTCGGTGGTGGTGATTGTCGGTGTCGGCGGCGCTATGGCCGGCCTGCCGTGGCTGGACGCCCTCGCCGCGCTGGTGGTGGCGCTGATGATCGGCGCCGTGGGCTGGCGGTTGGCCTGGCACTCCGCCCGTGAGCTGGTGGACACCGGGCTCGATCCCGACGAGTTGGCCTACATCGGCCGGCTCATCGACAGCGTGGACGGGGTGGAAGGCCATGAGGACCTGCGCACCCGGCGCATGGGTTCCGACACCCTGGTGGACGTGCACATCCGTGTCGCCCAGGACATCAGCGTCTCCGAGGGCCACCGGATCAGCGACGCAGTGCTCCTGCGCCTCTGCCGCGAGGTGGACCACGTGGCCGAGGTGCTGGTGCACGTGGATCACGAGGGCATCACCGAGGCCCGGCGCAGCATCCGCCTGCCGCTGCGGCGGCGGGCCGAGGCGGAATTGCGCGAGGCCTGGGGCCGGCTGCTGGATGACTATCCGCACAACCGGCTCATCCTGCACTACCGCGACGGCCGCCTGGATGTGGACGTCATCCTGACCGGCCTCCCGGAGGGCCGGACACTGCAGGCGCTCGCCGCACTGCAGGAACGCCTGCGCGAGCAGGCCGCTCCCATCGACTACGTCGGCCGAATCCGGCTTTTGGCCCAACCGGGCAGCTAA
- a CDS encoding Fur family transcriptional regulator, producing the protein MTTEAGHSKQRDPQDLAQRLRHSGLRNTRPRRYVLEVLAHEEQPLSSREIHARMGEQACDLVTVYRCLADFERVGLVQRHEFGDGNARYELNDQSGHHRHYVVCRICQRKEAMDVCPPHWLEEKLRARGYSDISHSMEFFAVCPHCRLQEERESARPQ; encoded by the coding sequence ATGACTACCGAAGCCGGTCACAGCAAGCAACGCGACCCCCAGGACCTGGCACAGCGCCTGCGCCACAGCGGCCTGCGCAACACCCGTCCCCGCCGCTACGTGTTGGAAGTGCTCGCGCACGAGGAGCAACCCCTGAGCAGCCGCGAGATTCACGCCCGCATGGGCGAGCAGGCCTGCGACCTGGTCACGGTCTACCGCTGCCTGGCCGACTTTGAGCGGGTGGGTCTGGTTCAGCGGCACGAGTTCGGCGACGGTAACGCCCGTTACGAGCTCAACGATCAGTCCGGGCACCACCGCCACTATGTGGTCTGCCGGATCTGCCAGCGCAAGGAGGCCATGGACGTCTGCCCGCCACACTGGCTGGAGGAAAAGCTCCGCGCCCGCGGCTACAGCGACATCAGCCACAGCATGGAGTTCTTTGCGGTCTGTCCGCACTGCCGCCTGCAGGAGGAGCGGGAATCCGCCCGTCCCCAATGA
- the typA gene encoding translational GTPase TypA encodes MTERLRNIAIIAHVDHGKTTLVDKLLQQSGTLETRGEAVERVMDSNDLEKERGITILSKNTAIQWNDWRINIVDTPGHADFGGEVERVLSMVDSVLLLVDAVDGPMPQTRFVTQKALALGLRPIVVVNKIDRPSARPDWVVDQTFDLFDRLGASDEQLDFPIVFASALQGYASEDSEARGGDMTPLFETITRHVPAPEVDADGPFQMQVSSLDYNSYVGVIGIGRITRGRVRTNSPISIIGRDGRKRNGRILQVLGFHGLDRVEVPEARAGDIIAFTGCEGLNISDTLTDPAHPDALPPLTVDEPTVSMTFQVNTSPFAGRDGKYVTSRQIRERLERELIHNVALRVEPTDDPDRFRVSGRGELHLSVLIENMRREGYELGVSRPEVIVREIDGVQQEPWEQLTVDVEEQHQGAVMEKLGERGGELQDMIPDGRGRVRLDFIIPARGLIGFRTEFMTATSGTGLMYHVFDHYGPVKQGDFGSRHNGVMVSMAKGKALAYALFNLQERGKLFIGHGAEVYEGMIVGIHARDNDLVVNPLKAKQLTNVRAAGSDENLILTPAIDLTLEQALEFINDDELVEVTPEAIRLRKKLLKEHERKRAAR; translated from the coding sequence ATGACCGAACGCCTGCGCAACATCGCCATCATCGCCCACGTCGACCACGGCAAGACCACCCTCGTCGACAAACTCCTGCAACAATCCGGCACCCTGGAAACCCGCGGTGAGGCCGTCGAGCGGGTCATGGATTCGAACGACCTGGAGAAGGAACGCGGCATCACCATCCTCTCCAAGAACACCGCCATCCAGTGGAACGACTGGCGCATCAACATCGTCGACACCCCCGGCCACGCCGATTTCGGCGGCGAAGTGGAGCGGGTGCTCTCCATGGTCGACTCGGTGCTGCTGCTGGTGGATGCCGTCGACGGCCCCATGCCGCAGACCCGGTTCGTCACCCAGAAGGCCCTGGCCCTGGGGCTGCGCCCCATCGTGGTGGTAAACAAGATCGACCGGCCCAGCGCCCGCCCCGACTGGGTGGTGGACCAGACCTTCGACCTGTTCGACCGGCTGGGCGCCAGCGACGAACAACTGGACTTCCCCATCGTCTTCGCCTCCGCGCTGCAGGGCTATGCCAGCGAGGACAGCGAGGCCCGGGGCGGCGACATGACCCCGCTGTTCGAGACCATTACCCGACATGTCCCGGCCCCCGAGGTGGACGCGGACGGCCCGTTCCAGATGCAGGTCAGCTCGCTGGACTACAACAGCTACGTGGGCGTGATCGGCATCGGCCGGATCACCCGCGGGCGGGTGCGCACCAACTCCCCGATCAGCATCATCGGCCGCGACGGTCGCAAGCGTAACGGCCGCATCCTGCAGGTGCTCGGCTTCCACGGCCTGGACCGGGTGGAGGTGCCCGAGGCCCGGGCCGGCGACATCATCGCCTTTACCGGCTGCGAGGGGCTCAACATCTCCGATACCCTCACCGACCCGGCCCACCCGGATGCGCTGCCCCCGCTCACCGTGGATGAGCCCACCGTGAGCATGACGTTTCAGGTCAACACCTCCCCCTTTGCCGGTCGCGACGGCAAGTACGTCACCTCGCGGCAGATCCGCGAGCGCCTGGAGCGGGAACTGATCCACAACGTGGCCCTGCGGGTGGAGCCCACCGACGACCCGGACCGCTTCCGCGTCTCCGGGCGCGGCGAGCTGCACCTGTCCGTGCTCATCGAGAACATGCGCCGCGAGGGCTACGAGCTGGGTGTCAGCCGCCCCGAGGTGATCGTGCGCGAGATCGACGGCGTTCAGCAGGAGCCCTGGGAGCAGCTGACCGTGGACGTGGAGGAGCAGCACCAGGGCGCGGTCATGGAGAAGCTGGGCGAGCGCGGCGGCGAGCTGCAGGACATGATCCCCGACGGCAGGGGCCGGGTACGGCTGGATTTCATCATCCCTGCCCGCGGGCTGATCGGCTTTCGCACCGAGTTCATGACGGCCACCTCCGGCACCGGCCTGATGTACCACGTCTTTGACCACTACGGCCCGGTGAAGCAGGGCGACTTTGGCAGCCGACACAATGGGGTGATGGTGAGCATGGCGAAAGGCAAGGCGCTGGCCTACGCCCTGTTCAACCTGCAGGAGCGGGGCAAGCTGTTCATCGGTCACGGGGCGGAGGTTTACGAGGGGATGATCGTGGGCATCCACGCCCGCGACAACGACCTGGTGGTCAACCCGCTCAAGGCCAAGCAGCTCACCAACGTTCGCGCCGCCGGCTCGGACGAGAACCTCATCCTGACCCCGGCCATCGACCTGACCCTGGAGCAGGCGCTGGAGTTCATCAACGACGATGAGCTGGTGGAGGTGACCCCGGAGGCCATCCGCCTGCGCAAGAAGCTGCTCAAGGAACACGAGCGCAAACGCGCCGCGCGCTGA